In a single window of the Syngnathus typhle isolate RoL2023-S1 ecotype Sweden linkage group LG19, RoL_Styp_1.0, whole genome shotgun sequence genome:
- the LOC133143631 gene encoding LOW QUALITY PROTEIN: synaptobrevin homolog YKT6-like (The sequence of the model RefSeq protein was modified relative to this genomic sequence to represent the inferred CDS: inserted 1 base in 1 codon): MKLYSMSVHYKGATKANLLKAAFDLSSFSFFQKSSIQEFMSFTSALIVERTTVGSRASVKEQDYLCHVYVRNDNLGAVVIADTEYPQRVCFSLLDKVLEEFSRQVDSIDWPSGNPDTINYKALDIHLAKYQNPREADXKVQAELDDTKIILHKTMESLLEREEKLDDLVAKSEHLGTQSKAFYKTARKQNSCCEIM; this comes from the exons ATGAAGCTTTACAGCATGAGCGTCCATTATAAAGGAGCTACGAAAGCCAACCTCCTGAAAGCGGCCTTCGACCTCTCATCCTTCAGCTTCTTTCAGAAATCCAG CATCCAGGAGTTCATGTCCTTCACCAGTGCCTTGATTGTTGAGCGGACAACGGTTGGAAGTCGTGCCTCTGTCAAAGAACAAG ATTACCTGTGTCACGTGTACGTGAGGAATGACAACCTGGGTGCGGTGGTCATAGCAGACACGGAATACCCACAAAGAGTCTGCTTCTCACTGCTTGACAAG GTGTTGGAGGAATTTTCTAGACAGGTGGACAGTATAGACTGGCCCTCTGGCAACCCAGACACCATTAACTACAAGGCCCTAGACATTCACCTTGCCAAATATCAG AACCCAAGGGAAGCAG GCAAAGTGCAGGCAGAGCTGGAcgacacaaaaataattttg CACAAGACCATGGAAAGTCTGTTGGAGAGAGAAGAGAAACTGGATGACCTGGTGGCCAAGTCAGAGCACCTGGGGACCCAATCCAAAGCTTTTTATAAGACT GCAAGGAAACAGAACTCCTGCTGCGAGATCATGTGA
- the ssr1 gene encoding translocon-associated protein subunit alpha isoform X2: protein MLKMMFLPKFLLLTLLAFPVHVVFRAPLVGAEVPSEDDDMDVMEMEEDIVDDVTADDVTADDEDDEAEVEDDEHTELMEEKETEEEEEALVGEVKASPYADTTILFVKGEDFPANDVVKFLLGFTNRGFEDFVVDSLDASFRYPQDYQFHIQNFTALQLSTAVPSGRQATFEYSFVPAEPMGGRPFGLVINLNYKDANGNIFQEAVFNQTVTITEKEDGLDGETIFMYIFLSGLGLLVVVGLHQLLESRKRRRPAPKVEMGTSSHNNVDLSWIPQETLNQMNKASPRRSPRKRNHKRSAGSDE from the exons CGCCGCTGGTGGGAGCCGAGGTTCCGAGCGAGGATGATGACATGGACGTGATGGAGATGGAGGAAGACATCGTCGACGACGTGACGGCGGATGATGTCACGGCGGACGATGAAGACGACGAAGCTGAAGTCGAAGATGACGAGCACACGGAACTG ATGGAAGAaaaggagacggaagaagaggaggaagcgtTGGTCGGGGAGGTGAAGGCGTCTCCTTACGCGGACACCACCATCCTGTTTGTTAAAGGAGAAG ACTTCCCGGCCAACGACGTCGTCAAGTTCCTGCTGGGCTTCACTAACAGAGGTTTCGAGGACTTTGTGGTGGATTCCCTGGATGCTTCGTTCCGATATCCGCAG GACTACCAGTTCCACATCCAGAACTTCACGGCACTCCAACTGAGCACTGCGGTGCCGTCCGGGCGCCAGGCCACCTTTGAGTATTCTTTCGTCCCAGCGGAGCCCATGGGTGGGCGCCCCTTCGGCCTCGTCATCAACCTCAACTACAAGGATGCCAAC GGTAATATCTTCCAGGAAGCCGTCTTCAACCAGACGGTCACCATCACTGAGAAGGAGGACGGGCTTGACGGAGAGAC CATCTTCATGTACATCTTCCTGTCCGGCCTGGGCCTGCTCGTCGTCGTCGGGCTTCACCAGCTGCTGGAGTCCAGAAAG AGGCGGCGTCCCGCTCCAAAAGTGGAAATGGGAACCTCGAGTCACAACAACGTGGATCTCAGCTGGATCCCGCAAGAAACTCTCAACCAGATGA ATAAAGCGTCGCCCAGAAGGTCTCCGCGCAAACGCAACCACAAGCGCTCGGCGGGATCTGACGAGTGA
- the ssr1 gene encoding translocon-associated protein subunit alpha isoform X1 produces the protein MLKMMFLPKFLLLTLLAFPVHVVFRAPLVGAEVPSEDDDMDVMEMEEDIVDDVTADDVTADDEDDEAEVEDDEHTELMEEKETEEEEEALVGEVKASPYADTTILFVKGEDFPANDVVKFLLGFTNRGFEDFVVDSLDASFRYPQDYQFHIQNFTALQLSTAVPSGRQATFEYSFVPAEPMGGRPFGLVINLNYKDANGNIFQEAVFNQTVTITEKEDGLDGETIFMYIFLSGLGLLVVVGLHQLLESRKRRRPAPKVEMGTSSHNNVDLSWIPQETLNQMMQSRRDKASPRRSPRKRNHKRSAGSDE, from the exons CGCCGCTGGTGGGAGCCGAGGTTCCGAGCGAGGATGATGACATGGACGTGATGGAGATGGAGGAAGACATCGTCGACGACGTGACGGCGGATGATGTCACGGCGGACGATGAAGACGACGAAGCTGAAGTCGAAGATGACGAGCACACGGAACTG ATGGAAGAaaaggagacggaagaagaggaggaagcgtTGGTCGGGGAGGTGAAGGCGTCTCCTTACGCGGACACCACCATCCTGTTTGTTAAAGGAGAAG ACTTCCCGGCCAACGACGTCGTCAAGTTCCTGCTGGGCTTCACTAACAGAGGTTTCGAGGACTTTGTGGTGGATTCCCTGGATGCTTCGTTCCGATATCCGCAG GACTACCAGTTCCACATCCAGAACTTCACGGCACTCCAACTGAGCACTGCGGTGCCGTCCGGGCGCCAGGCCACCTTTGAGTATTCTTTCGTCCCAGCGGAGCCCATGGGTGGGCGCCCCTTCGGCCTCGTCATCAACCTCAACTACAAGGATGCCAAC GGTAATATCTTCCAGGAAGCCGTCTTCAACCAGACGGTCACCATCACTGAGAAGGAGGACGGGCTTGACGGAGAGAC CATCTTCATGTACATCTTCCTGTCCGGCCTGGGCCTGCTCGTCGTCGTCGGGCTTCACCAGCTGCTGGAGTCCAGAAAG AGGCGGCGTCCCGCTCCAAAAGTGGAAATGGGAACCTCGAGTCACAACAACGTGGATCTCAGCTGGATCCCGCAAGAAACTCTCAACCAGATGA TGCAGAGTCGCAGAG ATAAAGCGTCGCCCAGAAGGTCTCCGCGCAAACGCAACCACAAGCGCTCGGCGGGATCTGACGAGTGA
- the LOC133143776 gene encoding uncharacterized protein LOC133143776 produces the protein MRLVAGRPHQRLLFLMIRQPTKTWQEAQADCKGRQGNLLSIADSLEQRFVHGIAKVLMGDASLWLGASASIEHDGGKWADGAPFSYLHSSAGVTQGGKCLFLLTGSGDWKRDECDNKKGYICKKRGKGKTHQLPPHDGYKEELFCLDDLKALECPDERVIRIRSAFHGRERGDVCPSGGSGSRDDCRVEGALRHFRGLCDNHQSCPIYPIHLTDTDSCPGVSKYLRVVYSCEEKVCLDSLGIADGRIPDDSLSASSSAINAEPHKARLGGSGCWKPSKMLGSWIQVNLGQNFKVTGIVTQKCTYQGQSSSVFSMQFSIDGATWYHHPKQPSVGTYILTRPIFAKYVRLMPMFKGLRFDVLGCTSDDTALKILCSSTAAKLALDGSMTVRCPPGCAKADYKVYGTRLYEPDSNICAAAIHSGVIENQIGGDVTLLKEEPQTAYNSSTCNGINSKVYVDELAPSPSYTFADTEPRCLGPDWEEFADFCYKRSNDTKKWYDARHFCRSLDAELVSILSEAESDWLQDLLKSAPGDTWTGLKDLGDRGRFVWSDRRKVTFTNWAPGKPTALMENCVATLSESGKWKMMSCMQLNGYVCKMPTVRYPVDLESANGSCE, from the exons atgcggctggtggctggacgACCCCACCAACGACTTCTGTTCCTGATGATCCGCCAGCCCACCAAGACATGGCAGGAGGCGCAAGCTGACTGCAAAGGCCGccaagggaacctgctcagcatcgccgACTCGCTCGAGCAGCGCTTCGTACACG GTATCGCCAAGGTTCTGATGGGTGATGCCTCCCTGTGGTTGGGCGCCAGCGCCTCCATCGAGCATGACGGCGGCAAGTGGGCTGACGGAGCCCCCTTCTCTTACCTCCACTCAAGTGCAG gtgtcactcAAGGGGGGAAATGTCTTTTCTTGCTCACTGGCAGCGGCGACTGGAAGCGTGACGAGTGCGACAACAAGAAaggctacatctgcaagaaaagaggaaaag GAAAGACACATCAGCTGCCGCCACACGACG gctacaaggaggaacttttctgccttgaCGATTTGAAAGCCCTCGAATGTCCCGATGAAAGAGTCATCCGCATACGGTCGGCTTTCCATGGACGGGAGCGTGGCGACGTCTGTCCGAGTGGCGGCAGCGGATCACGCG ATGACTGCAGGGTGGAAGGGGCTCTCCGTCACTTCAGAGGATTGTGTGACAACCATCAGAGTTGCCCCATTTACCCCATTCACCTTACGGATACGGACTCCTGCCCTGGTGTCTCCAAATACCTCCGCGTCGTCTACAGCTGTGAGGAGAAAG tGTGTCTTGATAGTCTGGGCATCGCGGACGGGAGAATCCCAGACGACTCTCTttcagcctcttcctctgcgaTCAATGCCGAACCTCACAAAGCCCGTCTGGGGGGCAGCGGTTGCTGGAAGCCGTCCAAAATGC TGGGCAGCTGGATCCAGGTGAACCTTGGTCAGAACTTCAAGGTCACGGGCATTGTGACCCAGAAGTGTACATACCAAGGGCAAAGTTCCAGCGTATTTTCCATGCAGTTCAGTATTGACGGAGCGACTTGGTATCACCACCCTAAGCAG CCTTCTGTGGGGACGTATATTCTAACCAGGCCCATCTTCGCCAAGTACGTCCGCCTCATGCCGATGTTCAAGGGCCTACGCTTTGACGTCTTGGGGTGCACGTCTGACGACACCGCTCTCA AGATCTTATGCAGCAGCACAGCCGCCAAACTCGCCCTCGACGGTTCAATGAC GGTCCGGTGCCCACCGGGCTGCGCCAAAGCCGACTACAAGGTCTACGGAACACGGCTCTACGAACCG GACTCGAACATCTGCGCGGCCGCTATTCACTCGGGAGTCATTGAGAACCAGATCGGAGGAGATGTGACTTTGCTGAAGGAAGAGCCACAGACAGCCTACAACAGCTCCACCTGTAACGGAATCAACTCGAAAGT ATATGTTGACGAATTGGCTCCGTCTCCGTCTTACACTTTTGCTGACACGG AGCCGAGATGCTtgggacctgactgggaggagtttgcggaCTTCTGTTACAAACGTTCTAATGATACAAAGAAGTGGTACGACGCTCGACACTTCTGCAGGAGTCTCGATGCCGAGCTGGTGTCTATCCTCTCCGAGGCTGAGTCGGATTGGCTGCAGGACCTATTGAAGTCTG CCCCCGGAGACACGTGGACCGGACTGAAAGACCTGGGCGATCGCGGCAGATTCGTGTGGTCGGACCGTCGGAAGGTGACCTTCACCAACTGGGCTCCGGGAAAACCTACCGCCCTGATGGAGAATTGCGTGGCCACCTTGAGCGAG TCTGGCAAATGGAAGATGATGTCCTGCATGCAACTCAACGGCTACGTGTGTAAGATGCCCACAGTGCGTTATCCGGTGGATTTGGAAAGTGCCAATGGAAGTTGCGAGTAA